From the Temnothorax longispinosus isolate EJ_2023e chromosome 6, Tlon_JGU_v1, whole genome shotgun sequence genome, one window contains:
- the LOC139814144 gene encoding uncharacterized protein isoform X2 produces MDWMRRQDVKDEPQEAPNTLTPEDDDECYFEEDVSIDEGMGLDNVSSATLRPFNSDINTPRIDSYRFSMANLEDSQDVDLDAILGELCALERRCDGDIAATPAADSQRPGRPTSARINPGDSTDIKNEGGMRTDSPDNDSAFSDTVSMLSSESSASSSGSGHKPPQTAMHTAPQQQPHQLVASRAKAEKIRLALEKMREASVQKLFIKAFTLDGSGKSLLVDEGMSVAHVCRLLADKNHVPMDPKWAVVEHLPDLFMERVYEDHELLVENLLLWTRDSKNKLLFVERPDKTQLFLTPERFLLGPTDRGGGEYDDHSRNILLEEFFSSSNVGVPEVEGPLYLKSDSKKGWKRYHFILRASGLYYWPKEKARTARDLICLATFDVNQVYYGVGWRKKYKAPTDFCFAVKHPRLQQPKSTKYIKFLCAEDNASLERWMVGIRVAKYGRQLMENYRALVDELAQEDLDLLAHARSCSVSSIATPPNQTQYNTTNDNARQFAENVRHSNETVVATTRQYDGQRQSYNPEQRQSYNNDGRLSRASSSSSSGCLSDGAPSSCEVAFECGEFPTGTIKRKPSMNPKLPLTSITRQLKEVGETVRDEPDSCPSPTSSGSGTLTRRHSRRRSGTDSDGSGTLKRHHRSGNATPVSPVPPGTPVRERASPMGYSRSESQESKTPTSPIQACMMDSITSLPPPPSPSRVAEEVESDSESLPPPPPEMFRSNLSLDSLPPPPAPGELPVCNTPELTGSSLSLASLPPPPSPLVGETGTIRRARPKQSTPTNSVTPESTPTHTPNPRSQSNQVYTNSIALNSNSVQNYNSNASPNVHNANNTANSVSSPHSSYPGSTASTPTYTPNSPNFTSPPPFVPPPAYGTQPPHTNSQSLGRQNSKVESIYQSGHHNTIQTIRPNPNMDTVRRSAMKQGTGHYAAPPYLAELKAASSPQPQRRVTIQEPPTSPKSKTGTGKKISFNLPPQQEPGSPALPQRKPTPPRRSDSTRLTSPKKLAASDQAPPGDFLKDLQRVMRKKWQVAQKCKLDSTTTPHEVLGFRDPPPAVADYRETNVSNWVQEHYGADNLYENVYATDPHAPVEYASSPARQTTVRFADENRSMNIVNAIAGKRRPPPPPPKRAETTHLTTTRAMH; encoded by the exons ATTCACAGGATGTCGACCTGGACGCGATTCTCGGTGAATTGTGCGCTTTGGAGCGACGTTGCGACGGCGACATCGCCGCCACTCCTGCGGCAGATTCACAAAGGCCAGGACGACCCACCAGCGCAAGGATCAATCCGGGCGACAGCACTGACATCAAAAATGAAGGAG GTATGCGCACTGATAGTCCCGATAACGACAGTGCGttttcggacacggtgtccATGCTGTCCAGCGAAAGTTCGGCAAGTAGTAGCGGTTCCGGACACAAGCCACCTCAGACCGCCATGCACACAGCTCCTCAGCAACAACCACACCAACTTGTCG CGAGTAGAGCGAAGGCAGAGAAGATCCGCCTGGCACTGGAGAAGATGCGCGAGGCGAGCGTACAGAAGCTCTTCATCAAAGCGTTTACGTTGGACGGCAGCGGTAAAAGCCTCCTGGTCGACGAAGGGATGAGCGTCGCGCACGTGTGTAGGTTGCTCGCGGACAAAAACCACGTGCCAATGGATCCAAAGTGGGCCGTGGTCGAGCACTTGCCCGATCTCTTCATGG AGAGGGTTTACGAGGACCACGAATTGTTGGTGGAGAATCTACTGCTGTGGACCAGGGATTCCAAAAACAAGTTGCTTTTCGTCGAGAGACCGGATAAAACACAGCTATTCCTCACGCCCGAGCGATTCCTTCTCGGTCCCACAgatcgcggcggcggcgagtACGACGACCACTCGAGAAATATCCTACTGGAGGAGTTCTTCTCGAGCAGCAACGTCGGCGTGCCCGAG GTCGAGGGTCCGCTGTACTTGAAATCGGACAGCAAGAAGGGCTGGAAGAGGTATCACTTCATTCTACGAGCTTCTGGTCTTTATTATTGGCCCAAGGAAAAAGCGCGCACCGCTCGAGATCTCATCTGCCTGGCGACTTTCGACGTTAATCAG GTTTATTATGGCGTTGGTTGGCGAAAGAAATACAAGGCGCCCACAGATTTCTGCTTCGCCGTGAAGCATCCACGGCTGCAACAGCCTAAATCCACCAAGTACATCAAATTCCTCTGCGCGGAGGATAACGCGTCCTTGGAGCGATGGATGGTTGGCATCCGCGTGGCAAAGTACGGCAGGCAGCTGATGGAGAACTATCGGGCGCTCGTAGACGAACTGGCGCAGGAAGATCTGGACTTGTTAGCACACGCCAGATCGTGTTCGGTCAGTTCTATCGCTACCCCGCCAAATCAGACCCAGTATAACACGACGAATGACAACGCTAGGCAGTTTGCGGAGAATGTGAGGCACAGCAACGAAACGGTAGTCGCTACGACGAGGCAATACGACGGACAAAGACAGAGTTATAATCCGGAACAACGGCAGAGCTACAACAATGACGGCAGGCTGAGCAGAGCGAGCAGCTCCAGCTCTAGCGGATGCCTGTCTGATGGGGCACCGAGTAGTTGTGAG GTGGCTTTCGAATGCGGTGAGTTTCCAACCGGCACGATAAAGCGGAAGCCGTCTATGAATCCGAAGTTGCCCCTCACGTCGATTACGAGGCAATTGAAAGAGGTCGGCGAAACCGTTCGAGACGAGCCGGACTCCTGTCCAAGTCCGACGAGCTCGGGATCCGGTACGCTGACTAGGAGGCACAGTCGTCGGCGAAGCGGCACTGATTCCGACGGATCCGGAACGTTGAAGAGACATCATAGATCTGGAAACGCGACGCCCGTTAGTCCAGTACCTCCCGGCACGCCGGTGAGGGAAAGAGCGAGCCCTATGGGATACAGCAGATCGGAAAGTCAAGAGTCGAAGACACCGACGAGCCCGATACAAGCGTGCAtg ATGGATTCAATTACCTCACTGCCACCGCCACCGTCGCCATCAAGAGTCGCCGAGGAAGTCGAGTCTGACAGCGAGTCGCTTCCGCCGCCACCCCCCGAGATGTTCCGCTCGAATCTCTCACTAGACTctctgccgccgccgccggcacCCGGTGAACTTCCGGTTTGCAATACGCCGGAGCTCACGGGCTCCTCGTTAAGTCTCGCGTCTCTACCGCCACCGCCCAGCCCGCTCGTCGGCGAGACCGGAACGATACGTCGTGCCAGACCCAAGCAGTCCACCCCTACGAACTCTGTGACTCCTGAGAGCACTCCTACGCACACTCCCAATCCCAGGTCGCAGTCCAATCAAGTATATACAAATAGTATCGCGCTGAACAGCAACTCGGTCCAGAATTACAATTCGAATGCATCTCCGAATGTTCATAATGCGAACAACACCGCCAATTCCGTATCTTCACCGCACAGTTCCTATCCAGGATCGACGGCGAGCACGCCGACCTACACTCCGAACTCGCCTAATTTCACATCGCCACCGCCCTTCGTGCCACCGCCGGCTTATGGCACTCAGCCGCCACACACCAATTCCCAGAGTCTCGGCCGGCAAAATTCCAAGGTCGAATCGATATACCAGTCCGGTCATCACAACACGATCCAGACGATCAGGCCAAATCCCAATATGGACACCGTCCGACGTAGCGCTATGAAACAAGGAACCGGTCATTACGCGGCGCCGCCTTATCTGGCCGAATTGAAGGCCGCTTCCAGTCCGCAGCCGCAACGACGAGTGACCATTCAAGAACCACCGACGTCGCCCAAGTCGAAGACCGGAACCGGAAAGAAGATCTCATTTAATCTACCACCTCAACAGGAACCCGGCAGTCCTGCGTTACCGCAACGAAAGCCGACGCCGCCTAGAAGATCCGACAGCACTAGGCTCACGTCGCCGAAGAAGCTGGCGGCGTCCGACCAGGCGCCGCCAGGCGATTTCCTCAAGGACCTCCAGAGGGTAATGAGGAAAAAGTGGCAGGTTGCGCAGAAGTGCAAGCTAGATTCGACGACGACGCCGCACGAGGTGCTCGGTTTTCGGGACCCGCCGCCCGCCGTGGCCGATTACAGGGAAACCAATGTGTCTAACTGGGTGCAGGAACACTACGGTGCGGATAATCTGTATGAGAATGTATACGCGACGGATCCTCACGCGCCGGTCGAGTACGCGTCCAGCCCGGCCCGGCAGACGACAGTGAGATTTGCCGACGAGAATCGCAGCATGAACATCGTCAACGCGATTGCCGGGAAGAGGcgaccgccaccgccgccgcccaAAAGGGCCGAGACCACGCATCTGACAACTACCAGAGCGATGCACTGA
- the LOC139814144 gene encoding uncharacterized protein isoform X3, which yields MERYEEEAEDSDNETDPEQLLNEWLGELDNLTVGLDNVSSATLRPFNSDINTPRIDSYRFSMANLEDSQDVDLDAILGELCALERRCDGDIAATPAADSQRPGRPTSARINPGDSTDIKNEGGMRTDSPDNDSAFSDTVSMLSSESSASSSGSGHKPPQTAMHTAPQQQPHQLVDAASRAKAEKIRLALEKMREASVQKLFIKAFTLDGSGKSLLVDEGMSVAHVCRLLADKNHVPMDPKWAVVEHLPDLFMERVYEDHELLVENLLLWTRDSKNKLLFVERPDKTQLFLTPERFLLGPTDRGGGEYDDHSRNILLEEFFSSSNVGVPEVEGPLYLKSDSKKGWKRYHFILRASGLYYWPKEKARTARDLICLATFDVNQVYYGVGWRKKYKAPTDFCFAVKHPRLQQPKSTKYIKFLCAEDNASLERWMVGIRVAKYGRQLMENYRALVDELAQEDLDLLAHARSCSVSSIATPPNQTQYNTTNDNARQFAENVRHSNETVVATTRQYDGQRQSYNPEQRQSYNNDGRLSRASSSSSSGCLSDGAPSSCEVAFECGEFPTGTIKRKPSMNPKLPLTSITRQLKEVGETVRDEPDSCPSPTSSGSGTLTRRHSRRRSGTDSDGSGTLKRHHRSGNATPVSPVPPGTPVRERASPMGYSRSESQESKTPTSPIQACMMDSITSLPPPPSPSRVAEEVESDSESLPPPPPEMFRSNLSLDSLPPPPAPGELPVCNTPELTGSSLSLASLPPPPSPLVGETGTIRRARPKQSTPTNSVTPESTPTHTPNPRSQSNQVYTNSIALNSNSVQNYNSNASPNVHNANNTANSVSSPHSSYPGSTASTPTYTPNSPNFTSPPPFVPPPAYGTQPPHTNSQSLGRQNSKVESIYQSGHHNTIQTIRPNPNMDTVRRSAMKQGTGHYAAPPYLAELKAASSPQPQRRVTIQEPPTSPKSKTGTGKKISFNLPPQQEPGSPALPQRKPTPPRRSDSTRLTSPKKLAASDQAPPGDFLKDLQRVMRKKWQVAQKCKLDSTTTPHEVLGFRDPPPAVADYRETNVSNWVQEHYGADNLYENVYATDPHAPVEYASSPARQTTVRFADENRSMNIVNAIAGKRRPPPPPPKRAETTHLTTTRAMH from the exons ATTCACAGGATGTCGACCTGGACGCGATTCTCGGTGAATTGTGCGCTTTGGAGCGACGTTGCGACGGCGACATCGCCGCCACTCCTGCGGCAGATTCACAAAGGCCAGGACGACCCACCAGCGCAAGGATCAATCCGGGCGACAGCACTGACATCAAAAATGAAGGAG GTATGCGCACTGATAGTCCCGATAACGACAGTGCGttttcggacacggtgtccATGCTGTCCAGCGAAAGTTCGGCAAGTAGTAGCGGTTCCGGACACAAGCCACCTCAGACCGCCATGCACACAGCTCCTCAGCAACAACCACACCAACTTGTCG ATGCAGCGAGTAGAGCGAAGGCAGAGAAGATCCGCCTGGCACTGGAGAAGATGCGCGAGGCGAGCGTACAGAAGCTCTTCATCAAAGCGTTTACGTTGGACGGCAGCGGTAAAAGCCTCCTGGTCGACGAAGGGATGAGCGTCGCGCACGTGTGTAGGTTGCTCGCGGACAAAAACCACGTGCCAATGGATCCAAAGTGGGCCGTGGTCGAGCACTTGCCCGATCTCTTCATGG AGAGGGTTTACGAGGACCACGAATTGTTGGTGGAGAATCTACTGCTGTGGACCAGGGATTCCAAAAACAAGTTGCTTTTCGTCGAGAGACCGGATAAAACACAGCTATTCCTCACGCCCGAGCGATTCCTTCTCGGTCCCACAgatcgcggcggcggcgagtACGACGACCACTCGAGAAATATCCTACTGGAGGAGTTCTTCTCGAGCAGCAACGTCGGCGTGCCCGAG GTCGAGGGTCCGCTGTACTTGAAATCGGACAGCAAGAAGGGCTGGAAGAGGTATCACTTCATTCTACGAGCTTCTGGTCTTTATTATTGGCCCAAGGAAAAAGCGCGCACCGCTCGAGATCTCATCTGCCTGGCGACTTTCGACGTTAATCAG GTTTATTATGGCGTTGGTTGGCGAAAGAAATACAAGGCGCCCACAGATTTCTGCTTCGCCGTGAAGCATCCACGGCTGCAACAGCCTAAATCCACCAAGTACATCAAATTCCTCTGCGCGGAGGATAACGCGTCCTTGGAGCGATGGATGGTTGGCATCCGCGTGGCAAAGTACGGCAGGCAGCTGATGGAGAACTATCGGGCGCTCGTAGACGAACTGGCGCAGGAAGATCTGGACTTGTTAGCACACGCCAGATCGTGTTCGGTCAGTTCTATCGCTACCCCGCCAAATCAGACCCAGTATAACACGACGAATGACAACGCTAGGCAGTTTGCGGAGAATGTGAGGCACAGCAACGAAACGGTAGTCGCTACGACGAGGCAATACGACGGACAAAGACAGAGTTATAATCCGGAACAACGGCAGAGCTACAACAATGACGGCAGGCTGAGCAGAGCGAGCAGCTCCAGCTCTAGCGGATGCCTGTCTGATGGGGCACCGAGTAGTTGTGAG GTGGCTTTCGAATGCGGTGAGTTTCCAACCGGCACGATAAAGCGGAAGCCGTCTATGAATCCGAAGTTGCCCCTCACGTCGATTACGAGGCAATTGAAAGAGGTCGGCGAAACCGTTCGAGACGAGCCGGACTCCTGTCCAAGTCCGACGAGCTCGGGATCCGGTACGCTGACTAGGAGGCACAGTCGTCGGCGAAGCGGCACTGATTCCGACGGATCCGGAACGTTGAAGAGACATCATAGATCTGGAAACGCGACGCCCGTTAGTCCAGTACCTCCCGGCACGCCGGTGAGGGAAAGAGCGAGCCCTATGGGATACAGCAGATCGGAAAGTCAAGAGTCGAAGACACCGACGAGCCCGATACAAGCGTGCAtg ATGGATTCAATTACCTCACTGCCACCGCCACCGTCGCCATCAAGAGTCGCCGAGGAAGTCGAGTCTGACAGCGAGTCGCTTCCGCCGCCACCCCCCGAGATGTTCCGCTCGAATCTCTCACTAGACTctctgccgccgccgccggcacCCGGTGAACTTCCGGTTTGCAATACGCCGGAGCTCACGGGCTCCTCGTTAAGTCTCGCGTCTCTACCGCCACCGCCCAGCCCGCTCGTCGGCGAGACCGGAACGATACGTCGTGCCAGACCCAAGCAGTCCACCCCTACGAACTCTGTGACTCCTGAGAGCACTCCTACGCACACTCCCAATCCCAGGTCGCAGTCCAATCAAGTATATACAAATAGTATCGCGCTGAACAGCAACTCGGTCCAGAATTACAATTCGAATGCATCTCCGAATGTTCATAATGCGAACAACACCGCCAATTCCGTATCTTCACCGCACAGTTCCTATCCAGGATCGACGGCGAGCACGCCGACCTACACTCCGAACTCGCCTAATTTCACATCGCCACCGCCCTTCGTGCCACCGCCGGCTTATGGCACTCAGCCGCCACACACCAATTCCCAGAGTCTCGGCCGGCAAAATTCCAAGGTCGAATCGATATACCAGTCCGGTCATCACAACACGATCCAGACGATCAGGCCAAATCCCAATATGGACACCGTCCGACGTAGCGCTATGAAACAAGGAACCGGTCATTACGCGGCGCCGCCTTATCTGGCCGAATTGAAGGCCGCTTCCAGTCCGCAGCCGCAACGACGAGTGACCATTCAAGAACCACCGACGTCGCCCAAGTCGAAGACCGGAACCGGAAAGAAGATCTCATTTAATCTACCACCTCAACAGGAACCCGGCAGTCCTGCGTTACCGCAACGAAAGCCGACGCCGCCTAGAAGATCCGACAGCACTAGGCTCACGTCGCCGAAGAAGCTGGCGGCGTCCGACCAGGCGCCGCCAGGCGATTTCCTCAAGGACCTCCAGAGGGTAATGAGGAAAAAGTGGCAGGTTGCGCAGAAGTGCAAGCTAGATTCGACGACGACGCCGCACGAGGTGCTCGGTTTTCGGGACCCGCCGCCCGCCGTGGCCGATTACAGGGAAACCAATGTGTCTAACTGGGTGCAGGAACACTACGGTGCGGATAATCTGTATGAGAATGTATACGCGACGGATCCTCACGCGCCGGTCGAGTACGCGTCCAGCCCGGCCCGGCAGACGACAGTGAGATTTGCCGACGAGAATCGCAGCATGAACATCGTCAACGCGATTGCCGGGAAGAGGcgaccgccaccgccgccgcccaAAAGGGCCGAGACCACGCATCTGACAACTACCAGAGCGATGCACTGA
- the LOC139814144 gene encoding uncharacterized protein isoform X5 yields the protein MLGHFGSNESILGYLTVKDSQDVDLDAILGELCALERRCDGDIAATPAADSQRPGRPTSARINPGDSTDIKNEGGMRTDSPDNDSAFSDTVSMLSSESSASSSGSGHKPPQTAMHTAPQQQPHQLVDAASRAKAEKIRLALEKMREASVQKLFIKAFTLDGSGKSLLVDEGMSVAHVCRLLADKNHVPMDPKWAVVEHLPDLFMERVYEDHELLVENLLLWTRDSKNKLLFVERPDKTQLFLTPERFLLGPTDRGGGEYDDHSRNILLEEFFSSSNVGVPEVEGPLYLKSDSKKGWKRYHFILRASGLYYWPKEKARTARDLICLATFDVNQVYYGVGWRKKYKAPTDFCFAVKHPRLQQPKSTKYIKFLCAEDNASLERWMVGIRVAKYGRQLMENYRALVDELAQEDLDLLAHARSCSVSSIATPPNQTQYNTTNDNARQFAENVRHSNETVVATTRQYDGQRQSYNPEQRQSYNNDGRLSRASSSSSSGCLSDGAPSSCEVAFECGEFPTGTIKRKPSMNPKLPLTSITRQLKEVGETVRDEPDSCPSPTSSGSGTLTRRHSRRRSGTDSDGSGTLKRHHRSGNATPVSPVPPGTPVRERASPMGYSRSESQESKTPTSPIQACMMDSITSLPPPPSPSRVAEEVESDSESLPPPPPEMFRSNLSLDSLPPPPAPGELPVCNTPELTGSSLSLASLPPPPSPLVGETGTIRRARPKQSTPTNSVTPESTPTHTPNPRSQSNQVYTNSIALNSNSVQNYNSNASPNVHNANNTANSVSSPHSSYPGSTASTPTYTPNSPNFTSPPPFVPPPAYGTQPPHTNSQSLGRQNSKVESIYQSGHHNTIQTIRPNPNMDTVRRSAMKQGTGHYAAPPYLAELKAASSPQPQRRVTIQEPPTSPKSKTGTGKKISFNLPPQQEPGSPALPQRKPTPPRRSDSTRLTSPKKLAASDQAPPGDFLKDLQRVMRKKWQVAQKCKLDSTTTPHEVLGFRDPPPAVADYRETNVSNWVQEHYGADNLYENVYATDPHAPVEYASSPARQTTVRFADENRSMNIVNAIAGKRRPPPPPPKRAETTHLTTTRAMH from the exons ATTCACAGGATGTCGACCTGGACGCGATTCTCGGTGAATTGTGCGCTTTGGAGCGACGTTGCGACGGCGACATCGCCGCCACTCCTGCGGCAGATTCACAAAGGCCAGGACGACCCACCAGCGCAAGGATCAATCCGGGCGACAGCACTGACATCAAAAATGAAGGAG GTATGCGCACTGATAGTCCCGATAACGACAGTGCGttttcggacacggtgtccATGCTGTCCAGCGAAAGTTCGGCAAGTAGTAGCGGTTCCGGACACAAGCCACCTCAGACCGCCATGCACACAGCTCCTCAGCAACAACCACACCAACTTGTCG ATGCAGCGAGTAGAGCGAAGGCAGAGAAGATCCGCCTGGCACTGGAGAAGATGCGCGAGGCGAGCGTACAGAAGCTCTTCATCAAAGCGTTTACGTTGGACGGCAGCGGTAAAAGCCTCCTGGTCGACGAAGGGATGAGCGTCGCGCACGTGTGTAGGTTGCTCGCGGACAAAAACCACGTGCCAATGGATCCAAAGTGGGCCGTGGTCGAGCACTTGCCCGATCTCTTCATGG AGAGGGTTTACGAGGACCACGAATTGTTGGTGGAGAATCTACTGCTGTGGACCAGGGATTCCAAAAACAAGTTGCTTTTCGTCGAGAGACCGGATAAAACACAGCTATTCCTCACGCCCGAGCGATTCCTTCTCGGTCCCACAgatcgcggcggcggcgagtACGACGACCACTCGAGAAATATCCTACTGGAGGAGTTCTTCTCGAGCAGCAACGTCGGCGTGCCCGAG GTCGAGGGTCCGCTGTACTTGAAATCGGACAGCAAGAAGGGCTGGAAGAGGTATCACTTCATTCTACGAGCTTCTGGTCTTTATTATTGGCCCAAGGAAAAAGCGCGCACCGCTCGAGATCTCATCTGCCTGGCGACTTTCGACGTTAATCAG GTTTATTATGGCGTTGGTTGGCGAAAGAAATACAAGGCGCCCACAGATTTCTGCTTCGCCGTGAAGCATCCACGGCTGCAACAGCCTAAATCCACCAAGTACATCAAATTCCTCTGCGCGGAGGATAACGCGTCCTTGGAGCGATGGATGGTTGGCATCCGCGTGGCAAAGTACGGCAGGCAGCTGATGGAGAACTATCGGGCGCTCGTAGACGAACTGGCGCAGGAAGATCTGGACTTGTTAGCACACGCCAGATCGTGTTCGGTCAGTTCTATCGCTACCCCGCCAAATCAGACCCAGTATAACACGACGAATGACAACGCTAGGCAGTTTGCGGAGAATGTGAGGCACAGCAACGAAACGGTAGTCGCTACGACGAGGCAATACGACGGACAAAGACAGAGTTATAATCCGGAACAACGGCAGAGCTACAACAATGACGGCAGGCTGAGCAGAGCGAGCAGCTCCAGCTCTAGCGGATGCCTGTCTGATGGGGCACCGAGTAGTTGTGAG GTGGCTTTCGAATGCGGTGAGTTTCCAACCGGCACGATAAAGCGGAAGCCGTCTATGAATCCGAAGTTGCCCCTCACGTCGATTACGAGGCAATTGAAAGAGGTCGGCGAAACCGTTCGAGACGAGCCGGACTCCTGTCCAAGTCCGACGAGCTCGGGATCCGGTACGCTGACTAGGAGGCACAGTCGTCGGCGAAGCGGCACTGATTCCGACGGATCCGGAACGTTGAAGAGACATCATAGATCTGGAAACGCGACGCCCGTTAGTCCAGTACCTCCCGGCACGCCGGTGAGGGAAAGAGCGAGCCCTATGGGATACAGCAGATCGGAAAGTCAAGAGTCGAAGACACCGACGAGCCCGATACAAGCGTGCAtg ATGGATTCAATTACCTCACTGCCACCGCCACCGTCGCCATCAAGAGTCGCCGAGGAAGTCGAGTCTGACAGCGAGTCGCTTCCGCCGCCACCCCCCGAGATGTTCCGCTCGAATCTCTCACTAGACTctctgccgccgccgccggcacCCGGTGAACTTCCGGTTTGCAATACGCCGGAGCTCACGGGCTCCTCGTTAAGTCTCGCGTCTCTACCGCCACCGCCCAGCCCGCTCGTCGGCGAGACCGGAACGATACGTCGTGCCAGACCCAAGCAGTCCACCCCTACGAACTCTGTGACTCCTGAGAGCACTCCTACGCACACTCCCAATCCCAGGTCGCAGTCCAATCAAGTATATACAAATAGTATCGCGCTGAACAGCAACTCGGTCCAGAATTACAATTCGAATGCATCTCCGAATGTTCATAATGCGAACAACACCGCCAATTCCGTATCTTCACCGCACAGTTCCTATCCAGGATCGACGGCGAGCACGCCGACCTACACTCCGAACTCGCCTAATTTCACATCGCCACCGCCCTTCGTGCCACCGCCGGCTTATGGCACTCAGCCGCCACACACCAATTCCCAGAGTCTCGGCCGGCAAAATTCCAAGGTCGAATCGATATACCAGTCCGGTCATCACAACACGATCCAGACGATCAGGCCAAATCCCAATATGGACACCGTCCGACGTAGCGCTATGAAACAAGGAACCGGTCATTACGCGGCGCCGCCTTATCTGGCCGAATTGAAGGCCGCTTCCAGTCCGCAGCCGCAACGACGAGTGACCATTCAAGAACCACCGACGTCGCCCAAGTCGAAGACCGGAACCGGAAAGAAGATCTCATTTAATCTACCACCTCAACAGGAACCCGGCAGTCCTGCGTTACCGCAACGAAAGCCGACGCCGCCTAGAAGATCCGACAGCACTAGGCTCACGTCGCCGAAGAAGCTGGCGGCGTCCGACCAGGCGCCGCCAGGCGATTTCCTCAAGGACCTCCAGAGGGTAATGAGGAAAAAGTGGCAGGTTGCGCAGAAGTGCAAGCTAGATTCGACGACGACGCCGCACGAGGTGCTCGGTTTTCGGGACCCGCCGCCCGCCGTGGCCGATTACAGGGAAACCAATGTGTCTAACTGGGTGCAGGAACACTACGGTGCGGATAATCTGTATGAGAATGTATACGCGACGGATCCTCACGCGCCGGTCGAGTACGCGTCCAGCCCGGCCCGGCAGACGACAGTGAGATTTGCCGACGAGAATCGCAGCATGAACATCGTCAACGCGATTGCCGGGAAGAGGcgaccgccaccgccgccgcccaAAAGGGCCGAGACCACGCATCTGACAACTACCAGAGCGATGCACTGA